ATCCGCATCGAGATCTTCGAATTTTTCGCGAAACCATTTGCGCGCGTCGGAAACTCCGCGATTGTAGAATGCCGGTCCGGCCTTTTTCAGAATGAAATCCAGAACTATTTCTGCTCTCAGGTCGCCAAGATCCTCTTCAAATTCTTTTCTAAAAAAATCTTTGATCTCGCCGATCAATATTTTTTTATCATCTTCGTTTAGTTCAATTTCCTTTTTCATAAATGCGGCTCATTTTTTAATAAATTTTTTCATATTCTTTACAAAAACCGGCATAGAGCCATATATTTCATGGACCATATTACGCAGAACCGAATCACACTCTTTCGAATCGGGTGGAGGAATATGAAAAGATATCTTTTTGCCAGAAACAATTTCGCTAAACATCGGAACCTTGATACCAAAGTGCTCACATATCCAATCCTGATGATATTCTGCCATCGCCACGATCAGATCAGAATCATCAATTATTTTCTGGGTTAATTGAGTTCTTTTGTGCCCCGAAACATCAATTCCGATTTTTTTTAGTTCATCAAAGTGGGCAAAGTTATACCCGCTTGTATCAGTGCTCGTGTCTGTACCGGCAGAAGTAATATTGAGATTGGTAATGTTGTTTTTCTTTGAATATTCTTTTAAACAATATTCGGCCATCAAGCTGCGTGCGATATTATCCGAACAAACAAAACAGACGCTAGTTTTTCTAATTCCGGTTTTGGATTCAATTTCTTTTTTCATTTTTTAAGGACTTTCAGAATAATTTTGGCGGTTTCTTCCGGAGCTTGCGATGAGTTGTCTATAATGGTGGTTTTGAATCCGGGATTATTGATACCGATATCATAGTGATGCTTGACGCGTTTTGCTTCCCATTCATCAAGTTCGCGCGCGCCGCGGTTATTTGCTGCGATGTCAAGCTTCGGGTTTAGTGTAAAGGCGTGAATATCTTTCTTGTCGATGTCAATATTGGAAACTAGAAAATCGTAATTTTCCTTTGAAAGCGGGTAGTTGATTATAGTATTCAAACCTGTTTTTAGAAAATTATTGGCGACATCGGCAGCATTTTTGAGATTTAGTTTAATCAATTCATCACTGAGCGGGATAAAGGGTACAAAACTTCGCAGCTTATCGATTTCAATAGAAGCTGTATTTGGGAGTTCTTTTGCCAAAATTTCCGCTATGGTAGACTTTCCCGAATTGATTGATCCGCTAATTACTATTAACATTTCTCCTCCTTGTACCCTAAGTATAACAAAAATATATTCGAAATATTATTTTATTGAGATACTGCTCCGCCAGCTCTTTTAACATGAGTCCATTCACATCCACCAACACCGGTTCTGTGTTCGCGCAAGAGTTTTGGAATGCTATAAAATCCTTTAATTGTTGCGATATATTCGACACAAGAAAGTATATACATCAAGAGATATGCAATCGGAACCATGACAGCAAATTTTGTTCTTTCATATATACTATATCCTTGCGTTGCTCCACTCGTGAGAATAACGGTATAAAAACAAAAAGTAAGGACTGAGCCTGCAATTGTAGTAAAATCTCCGTTTACGAAGATTAAATAAAGAATATATCCAATCATAAGTGGCTCGATAGCAGAAATTATTTCGGAAAATAAAGCATATGGCAGATAAAACCATGAAAGCAACTTTCCAAGTTTTCGATCTTTTGAAAAGAAAAGATCGCGCCTTTTCAAAAACGCCTGGTAACGGCCATATTTCCAGCGGTTTCGTTGTTTCAGAAGCTCGGGGATGCTGGCAACCGACTCAGAGAAAACTACCATCGACGGATCGTAGCCGATAAATTTCTTGTCTTTGTAGTGCAATATCATTTTCATCGATAGGTCGATATCCTCGGTGATCGTATCGGTATCATAACCGTTTAAAGTACGCAGTATTCTCATTCTGTACATAGAACCGACTCCTCCAACAATATATTGTATGCGGGTCATCGCTTCGGCTTTCTTCATCTGGTGATTTAGCATATACTCAATTCTCTGGAGGAGATTGAGCATGCCTTTTCCGGGAATGATTTTTACATTGGATGCGAGAGCACCAACCCTCTTTTCGCGAAAAAATTCAACGGCTATTTTCAGCGCGTCCTTTGTTAGTACCGAGTCGGCATCAAGACACATAAAGAGCGAGCCCTTGGCGAATCTCAAGCCTTTATTCATTGCTTTCGCCTTGCCGCGGACATTAACATTAAGAACCTTAATTTTTTTGAGTTTTCCTCTAAATTTGCGCTGGAAGAGAAGAGCAATATTTTTTGTTCTATCATCACTGGAATCATTTACGATAATTAACTCAACATTTTTGTATGAACTTTTCACAATACTCACAAGATTGCGATACAGGGCAACTTCCTCATTGTGTGCAGGAACGATAATGGTAATAAGTGGGTGATAATGATGAGAATAATATCGTTGATTCTCGTCCGCATCATCTTTTCGCCCGATGGTTTTGATGTCGTATAGATCACTAGCAACAGAGAAAAATGTCAACCGTACAAGATTGATAAAACTGAGCATTAGAACCAAATAAGCTATAAAAAGCATTGGATTTATTGCTTAGCAGATTGCTTTTTTGCAAGATAGATTTTGTAAAGCCGGATGCCCAAAATGATCAATGCGGCTAAAATCGCGGCTAAAATGATACCTTTAAAAAGCAGGTTGGTTGTGAAAAAGGAGCCGGCTGCAGCTGCAGTGGAGGCACCCAAAACACTTTTACTTGTAGAATCGCCTGACATTTGATTCTCCTGATGGTTAATTAGTTATAACGCTTAGTCATAACACAAAACCACAAAAATAGCAATAGCTGAGCAGAGATTATCAAAATTTCAGCCGGGTGTGGAGAAAATGATATTTAAATCGGAGAAAATTTGTGCTTTAAAATGGTTGTGGTGCTTTGGAAATTAGCATCATTTTATAATACCTAAACCCCTCGGGGCATGGTGAAAACACGTAAGCGATAAAGACGGTCTTCTGTCTGGTATGCTTACGTGTCTCCGCTCGAAAGGGCGGATGGGCACTCGCAAGAGTGCCGCCAGCGGGAGACCATTTTTATTTTGTCTAATTTTGGAGGGAACAAGATGAGCGATGAACAGCAGGTTGTGAAAGTTGTTTGTGCTGATTGTGGGAAAGTAGTGCTTGAGATGAATAAGCTGAGTGAGTGCTTGAACCATTTCTGCCATGTGAATAATATAATTGCGCCAGCGAAATACACGGGAGAGAATCTCCCTGATTTCTTAGAGTGCGACTGCAAAAATGTGCTCGGAGTCTTGGCTGCAGATCCCCAGTCTGTCCCAGCCTACTATCTGATAGCGGGGAAATATCGGTTAGCTACGAGGTGAGGCTCAATAATAGAAATCAAGAAAGGTTCAAGTCTATGCTCAAAGAATCGAGACATTGGATACAGATTCTTACTTCGAGTATGGAAAAAATAAATTTGCTTTAGAGTTAGCAACTCCCAAGTGAGGTAGTGCTGAATCCTTTACTAAAAAGATGCTGTATGTATAATTGAATCATAAATCATAAAATAGTTAAGGTAAAATAATGACCGACCAATCAGAATTAGATAATAGATATTTTATAGATAATTATAAATACAATTGCCCTTTTTGCAATCGAAGGTCTGTCACTTATAGCGTTGTAAGTCAAAGCCAAATAAACTGGTCTGATGATAAAGTTGCACATGTGTACAGAGTAAATTGCGGTGGTTGTCAAAAAGTCTCAATCCATTTTAGTTATTACAATTTCAGAGTTAACTATAGTAGTTTCAACATTCCCGAAGACGAAAATGGGGAAACAGTTGATGGTTTTAACTTTTCTGACTTGGATAAATATTTTTTTTATCATAACCCAACTTCGTTCTTTACCGTAAACCCTCTCATCCCTAAAACGGTTAGGGAGTTGGTTTCGGAAGCTGAGGGTTGTAAAAAAATGAACTTCTTAGTGGGTGCTTCCGGTTCACTTCGAAAGGCAATCTACGAATTTCTAAAACTACAGAAAGCACAAGGAGATAATTATCAAGAAAAAATTAAATGGCTGAAGAAGAAATATCCGGTCATAGATCCAGTTTTATTTGACACTCTCGGAAATATTCAGGACATGACAAGCGAAAATATGCACGAAAAAGAGGGTTCGTGGGAACCATGGAAGAATAAAGACCTAGAGTTCTTGATAATGTTAGTCCGTCTAGTTTTAGACGAGGTGTATGTAATACCTTTGAAAAGAAAATCTGCCTTGGACAAGCTGAATCAATTGAAATCAAAATCAGAGCTGAGTAAGCGACTTAATTAAATTAACACCTTTTCAAGAATCCAAGAGGGGGAAGGACCTTTAATTTTAATGTTTCTTCAGGGTTGTAGGTGTTTTGCCCATAGCTTCCATTAAAGTCGGTGACGGAGAATTGAATTCTATCTCCAGTCCCAGCTCTTTTTTTAGTTCCAATATTCTCGTAAGTAGCTTCACATTTCGGTCCAGGAGTATCTGATCCTTCTTCTTGAGCGTTTGGCCAAAATTAGTGACAGTAAGATTGTTTATTTTATACAGTTCTCTTGATGCTATTTCATTATTTATCAAAAGGATGAGATGCATCGTCAGGGCTAGTTGTCTGAAGGTTTCTTTGCCTGCCAACTCTTTAGGCAAATGCGTCTTTAGGATATCCCAAGTTGAAAAGTAATATGGAGTTAAGGTCGATAATAAGTGCTTGTCCTCAAGAATGGAGATTTCTTCTTCTAGATGAATGCAGTTAGCAGATAGCATTTCGAGGTTACTAATAATTTCCTCTTTAAAAGCTTCAAAGATATTCGTGTCTCTTTTGCTCTCTTGCTGGCTTTCTAATCGAAACGTAAGCAATACACCAAAACCTGTTGCCAAAATGCCGGAAATTAAACCGAGTAAATATTGCAATTAGAGTCCTTTCGTGTACTTCTAGAATCTAACCTAACAAACACTCCCGCTCCTTTTAATCCTCTGAAGCACAAAATGTGTAAAAAATACTATGGTGGAGCTTATCACCGAGAATTTACACATTATACAAACGGAGGCTAGGCGCTGGAAGGAAATAATCTATCCCAAATTCCAGAGGCATCATTTGACTTTATAGATGTAATCCCATAGTGTATTAGCACTATTAATAATAAAATGTTGATGCTATGATAGAACCAGGTAACGGAGGGGATATGTCTAATACAAAAGAGGTGGGGCAAATGGCTTCTGATGTGGCGAAATATTTTTTGTATCGAGCAAAAGAAGACGGGGATTATATTTCCCCTCTAAGGATTCAAAAGCTGGTTTACTACGGCTATGTGTGGCCCCTAGTCCTTAATGAAAAGAAGTTATTTTCTGAGCAGTTAGAAGCATGGCCTAATGGCCCAGTTGTACCAAGCCTCTATAAAGAGCTGAAATCTTATGTTTCGAGCCCTATAGATGACAAGTACCTTAAAATTAAAACCCCAAAAGAATTTTCTGAGTTCTTGCATCTCAAATTTGATGAAGACACGCTTGATGTTCTTGACCAAGTTTATAACCAATATATGACAAAGACACCATTCGAGCTTGTACTCCTAACTCATAATGAGGCGCCCTGGAAAAAGGCACGAGAACGAATGGATAATGGCGGCACAAATAATATTTTTGATTCAGACATACTCGAGTACTATTCAAAAACAACTTAAAAATGGCCTCAAAAAAGAAAAGCGTAGCAGTAGTACCTGAACCTAATTTTGGGAATGAAAAACTCAAAATTAGTTTTGAGTATTATGATTCAGCATCATCGAAATATTGTTTGTCTAAATTTGAAAAAGATCAGGTCAGAGAAGCGCTTCTGAGACTCAGAGATATTAATGGCAAATCTTATATGGAACTTTATCGACAGAGAGACCATTATCATTTTCACCAAGTAAATTGGAAAGATACAGAAGAAAAAAATGGCTTCCCTCCTTGTGGAGTCAATGAATTTGATCCATTCCAGATAGCTCTTCACAATGTGAATGAGTGGAAGGTAAGGGTCTTTGGGGGAATCCACAAAGGGACATTCTATATCGTATGGTTTGATCTTGAACACGAGATAGACCCTTCGATGAGAAGGTAAAATTATACAGATGGGCAGAAGAGTATATTATCCTCCGATCTATGTATGTTACAGAAAAGGCGATTCGCACTATCTGCTCTTTTGGATTGAGTTCGGAAATGACGGGTCTGTTTATGTCTGGTTCTCAGAAAATCACCGGAAACTTTTTCAGGTTCTGGCATCACACGAACAGGAAGAACTGTCTGCAAAAATTTCCCAAATTTCCGTAGAAGATAACCCTATTGAAGTCTATAACCCTCACATCTCATACCATTCCAGTGGAAGAGTCCACATCTCTGGATATGACAATCTTCATGACAAACCAAAGGAGCATGTAATTGAAGATAGGGCGACGGAAAGTTTCCTTTCGGTCTGTATAAAAAAAATTGGCTTGCCTTTTTGTTCTATAATTAGCCCTGTCATGACAGCAGAAAAATGGGCGCAACTTGAAGTTGTGAGCAAGGATGAATTTCTTAAGAAAAAATGGAATTATTCTGCATTGGTTGGAGGTGAAATAAAGATAGCTAGCAATAATAACTCGGGAAGAACGCTGATCGCAATTGATTCATCATCTGTCAGCAAAAATCATGCCCTTACCACAGAAATAATTATTCATGGTTCTGGCCAGTTTGATTTTGACTCAGATCCTAATAAAAAAATAAAAAATATTATTGGTAAGGCTAGTTTCTCTAACGAAAAAGCCCCTGCGAAAATCAGCTTGCAATTCTCAACAATTCCTTTCAGTAGAAAGAAAGATAAAAGGAACACAAATTACATTTGTTTATATAATAACGATTATCACACCATTGTGCTTATCAAACCAACCGATCCTTTGCAGAACTCATAACGAGCTATTTCGTGCCATGCCACCTATATGCTCTCCGGAAACCAGCTTTTTCCGCTTGGGCTATTGTAGAACAATATAGCTCTCCCTTATTCACTTCGATTGTTGTGGTATCGTATTGTTGATCAAACGGAAGGTGATAAATCTTTTCTTTGTTTTTTCCGATATTGCATTTAATACAAGGGTATCCGATGTCCATTTTGCAATTTTCTACTAGATCAATATCCAGCTCGTTGGCAAATCTCCGAGCCAAATCAGACAGGCTTGTGCTGGTGTAAAATACCGCTTTAGGTTTTTTGTCCGGATTGGCGTCTCTGTATTGGAAAAAAGTGCCAAAGAGCTGGAAGATATGTTTTTCATGAATAGTTTTGAAATGAGACCAATTTTTGCACTGCACAATCAGACATTCCTTGCCCTTGTGGCAGATCAGGTCACGGCCAAGGTCATCCAACCCTTGAAATATGCCGTGATAATTTACGCTGTAACCTTCTTTTTCGTAAAGATAACCTATATAGCGCTCATACATTCTGCCAATAGCCCACTTTGATTTAGGACGCTTCCAATAGCGATCCAGCGCCATTTGATTTCTTTCTGCAGAGGAGAGTTTTCGATATTCTTCTTTGGTCAAGAAATTTGATACAGGATCAGCCTTTTCCTTGTCCGTAAATTCTTGCAGAGCAATGTCCTCGTCTTCAATAATCTCGTCCTTAAAGTCTAACAGAAATGGTGCAATTGATTCGTAATATTCTATTATTGCTTGAGTTTGACGATTTTCAGCCTCTGCGGTTCTTCTTCTGCGACCCTCTTCCTTGACAACCTCAGCAGCCCGATAGGCTGGATTCCTTTTAGTAACCAGACTATTAACCAAATAATTGTCTCTAATCTCCTCATACCCGCTAATCACTGAATTCAGTGTTGGAAAGCCGGAGCTTTTTTCAAGTAAAGATTGTTTGTAAACCCCAGCCGAGTGTTCGAATGTTCGACTTTTGAGATCGAGACGGCTAATTTGTCCTTCAAGCTCGTCCAATTTCTGCTTCTCAACGAATTTATTTTCCTCATAAAAAGTATTGAATGCTATTACTGCAACCACAGAAAAAAACCCGGCAAAAACCAAGACCCATCCAATAGAAACATAATCAAATATAACCCATGAGCCAAAAACCAAGGTTATTATTATGGCCACAGCTAGTGTTGAGAGATAGTTTTTGATGTATTTTTCAATCAAAACTCATCCTTATAACTTCGATTTCATTATACATCAAACTCTTGGCTATTTCTCCCAATCAATGATGAAGGCATATTTGTAGCCAATTCGCTAAGTATGAGAAATTGCGCTAATTATCACCATTGTAATAATCCATGCTAAGATTAGCCACCAACCAATGGCCTTTGTTCTTCGTTCAACATTCTTCGAGAAGGTCTGAATTATTATCATAATTATTGAAACCCAGCTCAAGAAATCGCTTCCGAGTCTAATAAAATTTCCAACCACGCCCCCAACGATAAATCCAATAATAAGAAGACCGATCCCGATAAGTAGCACAAGATTATAGCTCAGATTCTTACTCTTTTTCGGCTGTTCTGACTCCATTATTACCTCCTTTTCCAAAACTAATTGTTTCTTGTATATAGATACCTAGTATTTATCGCTGAACTAATTTTCCCATGAGTTGAATTAATTTCCGATTCGCATTTGTCTCCCCCCGGACACTCAATGCCTTCTTTTTTGAGAAGGGACAAAATTTTAGATATTTGTTGATCTAAAAACAAGTGATTAATCTTTCCTCCTTCATAGATTTTTTCTAATTCTTCAGCAGGAATTTCATTAACCAGTTTATTCATCTTTCTGTTAAAACGATTCTCTTTTGCAAAAAAATAGTACAAAAAAGGAGCAGCTATTATTAGGATCGCCCACTCTGAGATATATAGGAACAAAATGTATCCTAATAGTAAAACAACCAGAATTAGTCCGATATATTTCACAGTAGGGGCGAAAAACTTTGTAAACCAATGCTCAATTTTATCCATTCGCTTGGCCTTCGTTTTAATAAAAAAGGACAACCACCTAGGTTGTCGAGACCAGCATCAGGTTTGACCCTAATGTTTGTTGGTGATTGCCCTATTTATAGGGTCAACCACCAAACACAAAAATGTTGGTAGTTTTATTCAAACTAATACTGGTCTCGACATGATAAATATAACAAAAATAGTGCAATACCACAATGAAATTTATGGGTTGGGGAATTGACCAACTTAATTCATATTTACTTGGTCAAACCAGCAAATGCCCATAATATTCCCCCTCCGGCTATTGTGGATGTTATATAAGGGATACTGATGTGTTATTGTGAGTGTTATATAGACGCACGAATGATAGAAAATGATGTCGTCTATAAAAATATGAATTGTATTGCTATGCTTGAAGTGTACCGTCGCAACCATCATCGATAAAAAATGTCTTCAGAATTAGATGAAATTATTAAGAGAATCAATCTAGTATTAAGATCTAAAAAATCCGAGTTCTTTTTTCTTGGTAAAGAGTTGGAAGATAGTCCGACTAAAAGATCAATAATCCATCAATTATCAGATTTAGGCGTCTTGCATATTGGGCTGGATGAACCATTTTCCTGGAAAGACTTAGACATATCAAAAGTTGATCGATCCGTAAGCAATAGATATTCTTCCTTACATGAATCCGAAAAATACAATGAAGCATTCAGGGAAGAACTTGAAAAGCAGATTGACTGGAAAATGACGATATCAATTGATGAAGAAAAATTTAGAGAACTGCTTCAATCTGAAAAATTACGCTGGGATGGCGATGATCTCACATTCAAAGACGAAAAAATAAAATTTACAAGAAATAAGCGGCCGTATTTTTTGCTCAAAACATTATTTTCAAATCCTGATAAATTGTGGGGCTATGATGAAATTGCCGCAGAATGGAGCGAAGAATATAGCAAAAATGATTGGAGCAAATATTATCAAGCTGCGTATTCTGCAAATGAATCAATTGCAAAAACAACCAAGATCAAGGATTTTCTGTTAATAACCAGCAAGGATGTCCGAATCAATCCCCTCCGGCTAGAAAAGTAGTTTACAAACATTTACAAACCTCTCAAGTGATAACCTGAATTCAAACTTAATTCAGGTTTTTTATGTCAAAGGTCGGAGAACCAAAGAAGAAAATATCGAAAGAAATATTAGCCAATGAAAATATCGCATGGGCAAGATTTTTGTACAAGCAATATAAGAAAAAGAAGCTGAAGCAGTCTTTATCTTTTGACGAAAAAAGTATAGGATAGAAGTGGACAAAATACTACGACACAACTTAAATTTTGAAGACGCAAATGGCAGTCTCTTATTTCCGTGTCGTAGCGGATTGTCCAGAGACTGCCTTTTGTGTTGTAGGAGGAATAAAAATGAGTGCTAAATCAATCGCTCTCTGCCGGGTGTCAACACCAGAACAGAGAATTGAGGGCCATAGCCTTGAAAGACAAGAGGCTAGTGTTGTAAAAGCCTCTGAGGAACTTGAATCGCCAATCGTTAAGACTTGGTCACTTGACCAGTCGAGTCGAGTTGGAAAAAATCTAAACCGCAGAGACCTGAAAGAAATGCTGGACTTTTGCAAACTGAACAAACAAGTTAAGTTTCTAATCATAGACGAAGTTGATCGCTTTATGAGAGATATCAAGTACTTCTATTATTTTGAAGCTGTATTTGAGCAACAAGGTGTAAAAGTATGGTATGCATCACAGCCAGAACTAAATACAAATGACATGATGGGAAAGCTCCAAAAGCTCTTCTTAGTATTTAGAGCAGAAGCCAGTAACGATGAAAGGACTTGCAAATCATTAAAAGGATTAAAGGACCGCATAGCGAAGGGATATTGGCCATTTCC
The DNA window shown above is from Patescibacteria group bacterium and carries:
- a CDS encoding DUF2164 domain-containing protein gives rise to the protein MKKEIELNEDDKKILIGEIKDFFRKEFEEDLGDLRAEIVLDFILKKAGPAFYNRGVSDARKWFREKFEDLDADFYVLEK
- a CDS encoding zeta toxin family protein; this encodes MLIVISGSINSGKSTIAEILAKELPNTASIEIDKLRSFVPFIPLSDELIKLNLKNAADVANNFLKTGLNTIINYPLSKENYDFLVSNIDIDKKDIHAFTLNPKLDIAANNRGARELDEWEAKRVKHHYDIGINNPGFKTTIIDNSSQAPEETAKIILKVLKK
- a CDS encoding glycosyltransferase, with amino-acid sequence MLSFINLVRLTFFSVASDLYDIKTIGRKDDADENQRYYSHHYHPLITIIVPAHNEEVALYRNLVSIVKSSYKNVELIIVNDSSDDRTKNIALLFQRKFRGKLKKIKVLNVNVRGKAKAMNKGLRFAKGSLFMCLDADSVLTKDALKIAVEFFREKRVGALASNVKIIPGKGMLNLLQRIEYMLNHQMKKAEAMTRIQYIVGGVGSMYRMRILRTLNGYDTDTITEDIDLSMKMILHYKDKKFIGYDPSMVVFSESVASIPELLKQRNRWKYGRYQAFLKRRDLFFSKDRKLGKLLSWFYLPYALFSEIISAIEPLMIGYILYLIFVNGDFTTIAGSVLTFCFYTVILTSGATQGYSIYERTKFAVMVPIAYLLMYILSCVEYIATIKGFYSIPKLLREHRTGVGGCEWTHVKRAGGAVSQ
- a CDS encoding type II toxin-antitoxin system antitoxin SocA domain-containing protein, with protein sequence MSNTKEVGQMASDVAKYFLYRAKEDGDYISPLRIQKLVYYGYVWPLVLNEKKLFSEQLEAWPNGPVVPSLYKELKSYVSSPIDDKYLKIKTPKEFSEFLHLKFDEDTLDVLDQVYNQYMTKTPFELVLLTHNEAPWKKARERMDNGGTNNIFDSDILEYYSKTT
- a CDS encoding restriction endonuclease, whose translation is MIEKYIKNYLSTLAVAIIITLVFGSWVIFDYVSIGWVLVFAGFFSVVAVIAFNTFYEENKFVEKQKLDELEGQISRLDLKSRTFEHSAGVYKQSLLEKSSGFPTLNSVISGYEEIRDNYLVNSLVTKRNPAYRAAEVVKEEGRRRRTAEAENRQTQAIIEYYESIAPFLLDFKDEIIEDEDIALQEFTDKEKADPVSNFLTKEEYRKLSSAERNQMALDRYWKRPKSKWAIGRMYERYIGYLYEKEGYSVNYHGIFQGLDDLGRDLICHKGKECLIVQCKNWSHFKTIHEKHIFQLFGTFFQYRDANPDKKPKAVFYTSTSLSDLARRFANELDIDLVENCKMDIGYPCIKCNIGKNKEKIYHLPFDQQYDTTTIEVNKGELYCSTIAQAEKAGFRRAYRWHGTK